TTGTTAAATGCAATGCAAGCGAACTGCCGGCCTGAGGTCTGACCTGATGAGCCAGTATGAACTGGAAAAACTGGCGCTCTTGTATGAGTCTAGCTGAAAAGGAAAGAACAGGTTAATTACAAGCTGATTTTAAGGTCAACCTAAAAGCTGGAACAATACATCCATTTAGATGCAAGATTAGATCTTTTCCGCCTAACAAAGTTAGGGGGGAGCTATTTAAATTACTTTTGCAGAGCATTTTCACCTCAGATTTAAAAAGGACAACCCGTGGGTGAGCAATTTATTCTCCGAGCATACAAACAAGAAATGTTCGTTGACATACTGTAATCCAGTGTGTACTTGCAGCTGCATTATGGGAGAAAAGGTGGCCCTGCAGATGGTGGTGAGGGGAGCTGAAAGGTTAATGCCCCACCTTCTCTCCAGGATCTGTTTCTGAGCTGCTGCATAAAAGAGCCAGTGAACAGTGAGAGAGACTCGTCACACCCTCTAGGCAAACATTTTGAACTGCTGACACGAGCCAAATAATACGTTTTTAAAAGCTGAACCACCAGACTTCTACAGAGTTTTCTGCACAAAACTGCTGGAATGGTCAAACGCTGTTGAAATTATGCATTTTACATCATTATACATATTCCATGATTCATTCAATGTCATGGAAACACCCCCCTCTTACAaatcttttatgtttttgctctttgtaacatttgaatgtttcagatcaataaACCAAAGTCTAATATGAGACAACGATAACCTGGCTGaacacaaaaagctgttttcaaatgatgattctATTCATTAAGCAGGGGAAAAAACGACTGAAATCCACATGGCCTGGTAAAACGCAGCTCTGCCCAAAATATAATAACTGCCATGCCAGTTTGGCTGCAAgaactgccatcaagcatttgtggTAACTCACAATGAGTCTTTAacattgctgtggaggaattcttGCCAATTTCTATTTGCAGGGTTTTCAAGCTGATATCCTGATTCAGGTCATCCCAAAAAGAATTTTGATATTCTGTGCCCTCCAGATGTGGATATTTTTTGTGTGAATTGTATTATTGCCCTGCTCCAAAACCTTTTTGCACTTGTTCTTTAGGTCATGATCTGATGGCCGGAGACTCTTCTTCTGGGGTTTTCAGTAAAAAGCAGATGTTCCCATCACTTACAGCAGGTCGCCCAGGCCCTTAAGCAGCAAGCATCACGCTGCCTCTACTATGTTTGACCCTTGGTATAATGCAGTCTTTCTGACcataactgaggcaagtgaggcctccAGTAATATAGATGGTGTTCGGAGTTTTTTAATTCCTGTCGATGATGCGCTCTTTGAGTACATTTAGTAGGCCGGACACACCCGGGAGGGTTCATCACTGTTCCttctttctccatttgtggataagcACTCTTGTTgtttgctggagtcccaaagcctcagAAATAACttatttccagactgatagatttcAGTAATTTTGCCTATGATCCAAACGCATTTAGattggggcatgatgtgttgctttttgaaaacTTTCAGCCTACTTAATGTTGTCAGAAAAGGTCcatttcaattattttattttacaaattggACAGTGACCAGGTTTtcctgaaaatatgtttgagtTACTTCATGAATTAACAGGGAGCCCTTGCTTTTCTACATAAAGTTAATCCCTTGAGAAAAGAAATCACttcaaaaatgcatttttatgtgatattaacatttgtttgatacAGCACTGTACACGCCAATACACATGAAAAAATAACCAGATGTTTATTTACCGTCCTTTGTATTGAATGTATTATTAAAGGTTTAAGCTAAAATGTCTATAATTAGACTGCATTAATTAATCATTAATGCAGCCTGTTAATTCTATTTTACACataattttggaactgaatttAATCTATATATTTACAATCAGAGGAATCATTACTATATTTACCAGGGAAGCTTTGAAGAAAACAATACTGCCCTCTTGTGCAATAAATTCCAATCAATTTTAGGCAAGATGTTCCATTTGTGTCCGCTTTGTCAAAAAGAACCATAAAGAGGGTGAAAAAAATTCTTGTTAGTTTATTGAAGCCAAGAATCAGGCTACAATTCCTTTAAAAGccttttctaaaaatatttactttatcAGCTGTAAAGGTGATTTTACAGCCAgaaggaaaacaggaaatacCAATCCATGACATTCCCAGTTTTTAACTTATCTAATTCATTCAGAATACAATTGAAGCCCTTCATTAGGaaaaagtgctttaaaaaatacttcaattaatttctacattttgtcttCAGACTAATCTCGGTATGtctcatttttatgtttgatatGCCGATTGGGACCCTAGCCCCAACTGCCTGCGTTACCTCTTAAAATGcagtaatttaaactgatctaGTTGGAATGGAGTAAAAATGTCCCTTACTGCTTTTGTAGCTTTagaggaggaagaaaaaaaaaaaacacacaacacaggATAGATTTTATGAAAAGATCTATTTACATGTACAGATTATACAAATGCAAGAAATCTGAACAAGACCAGCTACCatcaacatttattaaaaatgtgtctaaaagaacataaacaaaactgtatttacatctattcaattttaaaaacatctaaaaaaaaaaaaaaagtacaatttaAAGCTCAACGCTTTTTATAGCTTTcttttttgagaaaaaaaataaaataattttgctcacaggcaacaaaaaaaattgttagGTAACAGTTCAGAGTAGATTGTTCTGTGCTTCAAGTGCTCATCTCATTTGATCAGTTTGGCAGGCAGCAGTCATTAATGACGCCATTCTCACACTGAGCTTGTGTGAAAGCAGTCCGAGGTTGAAGTGGAGCCCCCTGGAAACACCCCAGCAGCAGAGAAGTCCATCTCAGTTAAAAGGAGTCCTTGATTAAAAGACGGAATAAACCTTTATCACAGGCGCCTGATGCTTCTCTTGCTGCGAGTGCTCCCCGGGATGACTGGGGTCGCCTTAGAGGTAGTGAAGTGTGAATGATGTTTTATCGTCCGGCAGGGGGTGGAGCCGTGGAAGGGCTCCCGACAGCGGGTGCAGAAGTCAAAGAGACAGCTGGCGCGAGTGCATTTGGCCCTCTGAACCTCGGCCAAATGGGTCGCAGGCGAGCCACAGTGCCTGCAAGAGCGCAGGGACTCGTTCTGCTTCAGACCGCTAGCAGCCTGCAAACGACAGTGAAATAATTAAGGTTGGTTAAAGAACGGTTTAAGCAAAGCTTAAATGTGGCAAATTCACCCTTGAATACAACTAAAATTGAAGACACTCACTTGCACAAATTCGCTGAAGCGTGTGCGCTCGGAGTTGGGCATACTGCCCTTTTGTGAGGTAGCAGTGCGTCTCGTGGTCCCACAGCTTTGCATGGATAAAGATTGAGAGGAAGTTGGGGTGCTTGAGGAGGCCAGAGTCTGCAAGCAGGACAGTACCACCCTGGACATCGCAACGTCTCTCGTCAGACCACTAGCAAGTTGTCTCTGAGAGCTTCTTGACTCCTAGATGTCAAAAGTTACATTAGTTAGGATGAAAACACAAATCCAACAGGTATACTATTGGAAACAACACTATAGAGTGAATTGCAAAGTATTTTTACTTCTTACTTACTTTACAACATAACCATTTATTGTAATAGATCAACACATGCTTGTGTATAATTCTGaaaagaaaattttacattttcctacaaataaaaatctgaaaagtgtagaaTCCCCTGAGATGTCTTTTTAAAAGGTGTGGTTCTACCAGCTCTGCTGGTTACACATCTGGAGACTGAAACTGTTCTTTCTTACAAAATAGCTTGGATGAAGATGGTTTGGAGAGATCACTTTTCATGTCTTGCCAAGAAAAACCTCTAGCCTCCCATTAACTCTTTTCCAAAGACTTCCTTGTGTTTAGCTCAGATGATCTTccctttccctgctgaagaaaggctTCTCCATTAGATGTTGGTGGGACATCCATGTGTGATCATGGGAATGGTGTTTATGGTGATGTGTAGTTTTAAGCCCCTTTCACAAAACAGTTGAAGGTGTGATTAAGATGCGCTTTATCTGTCTTCTTGTGTTGTGTGAAACGACCAGGGTGGGGGTTGGTCAACCCCCTGCTGTTCCCCTGCTCTTGACTCACTATGCAAGGTAGTCGCAGCCCGAATCAGCTGAATTTTTAAAGGGTAAACTAGTGGAGTCACAGCTAAGGGTGCGGACACAGaccactacaggtccttctcaaaatattagcatattgtgataaagttcattattttccataatgtcatgatgaaaatgtaacattcatatattttagattcattgcacactaactgaaatatttcaggtattttattgtctaaatacggatgattttggcatacagctcatgaaaacccaaaattcctatctcacaaaattagcatatcattaaaagggtctctaaacgagctatgaacctaatcatctgaatcaacgagttaactctaaacacctgcaaaagattcctgaggcctttaaaactcccagcctggttcatcactcaaaaccccaatcatgggtaagactgccgacctgactgctgtccagaaggccactattgacaccctcaagcaagagggtaagacacagaaagaaatttctgaacgaataggctgttcccacagtgctgtatcaaggcacctcagtgggaagtctgtgggaaggaaaaaatgtggcagaaaacactgcacaacgagaagaggtgacaggaccctgaggaagattgtggagaagggccgattccagaccgtgggggacctgcggaagcagtggactgagtctggagtagaaacatccagagccaccgtgcacaggcgtgtgcaggaaatgggctacaggtgccgcattccccaggtcaagccacttttgaactagaaacagcagcagaagcgcctgacctgggctacagagaagcagcactggactgttgctcagtggtccaaagtacttttttcagatgaaagcaaattctgcatgtcattcggaaatcaaggtgccagagtctggaggaagactggggagaaggaaatgccaaaatgccagaagtccagtgtcaagtacccacagtcagtgatggtctggggtgccgtgtcagctgctggtgttggtccactgtgttttatcaagggcagggtcaatgcagctagctatcaggagattttggagcacttcatgcttccatctgctgaaaagctttatggagatgaagatttcatttttcagcacgacctggcacctgctcacagtgccaaaaccactggtaaatggtttactgaccatggtatcactgtgctcaattggcctgccaactctcctgacctgaaccccatagagaatctgtgggatattgtgaagagaacgttgagagactcaagacccaacactctggatgagctaaaggccgctatcgaagcatcctgggcctccataagacctcagcagtgccacaggctgattgcctccatgccacgccgcattgaagcagtcatttctgcaaaaggattcctgaccaagtattgagtgcataactgtacatgattatttgaaggttgacgtttttgtattaaaaacacttttcttttattggtcggatgaaatatgctaattttgagagataggaattttgggttttcatgagctgtatgccaaaatcatccgtattaagacaataaaagacctgaaatatttcagttagtgtgcaatgaatctaaaatatatgaatgttaaattttcatcatgacattatggaaaataatgaactttatcacaatatgctaatattttgagaaggacctgtagatgtcgGCCAAACCTCCTTTCCCCCCCATGTTTGTGTTGTCCCCAGCATTCCTTGTGACAAACTACAAACAAGACTttcaatggctttctttttgacacttttccataaaggccgGATTTGTGGGGAACATAACCAATAGCTGCCCTGTCAACAAACTCAGGAtctctccagagttaccatacgTCTGTTGGCTGTTTCtctattaatattttacttgtTAGGCCTGTCAGATTAGGTGGGCAACCACAACTTGGTATTTTGCAATTGTGCTGCACCTCAATTTTCTGATGACGGATTGAACACTGCTCTGTTTGATGCTCATAGCTTCAGATGTTTGCTTAAACATCTCCGCAGTTTTAACCCTGACCTTTGATCTTCATGATCCTGGATGTCACTaaagttctctaacaaacttcttaagctttcacagaacagttggattCATACTACGATCAAACTGCACACAGGATACCTTTACCAGTTGTGTGAATTTTGAAGGAAGTGGGTtgcacattattttataaaGGGAAATCAGAATATGctgcacttttcaaattttgaaaaaattgGAAAATCCATGTACTCTCTGTGCCAATTATGTGTTGTTCCATCACAAAATGCAATACATGTTTTTGGTTatgatgagacaaaaaaagttcaaggagcaAGAATACCTTTGAGAGGAACAGTATACATGCTAACAGGTTTTCATATGGTTTGCATTGATTTCCTCACCCTGAGTGCCTGCTCAGCTTGCTGACACCTCCTCATAGCTGCCGAATCCTCACATATGATCTTCTTCCACGTTCTGCTCACTGTCTTACAACTATAAGAAGgaaaacatgaacatgtttATTTGAATGTTGCATCAGTGCAACATCCTCCAGATGAGGAATTTTAAATTTACCGTATGAGGTCCAGGTCTCCCAGCAGGGCTAGGATGTTGGTCAGGATGCTTTTCATGTTCCTGGAAAGCAGAGATTCAAAAATATCTATGTACTCAAGGCCAATTTGTCTTCCGATTACACGATCCAAAAGATGCTCCTCTGCTATCTTTGGGATGACACTCCAGTCATACCTGCAAAAAATAACATCTCATTGTcagaaaattaaagtaaaaaggaGTTTGTTCTGAAAGACAGATGTGCTAGGCtatcattgtaaaaaaaaacattagaatggtgtataaaacaataaaatgttgtgCTGTATAGAAATATTACCTCTTATTCTTCTTATAGCTCTTAGCAAGCTCTTCACAAACAGCCTGCTGGAATTTTAAAATGGGCAGATTGGACAAGATGTGTTGGTTGGTGGGGGTGGatgacagaactgctgctgtCTTTCTATGGTGATCCACTGGTGTGGAAACTGCCAGAGACCCTGGAAGGCTGGGTCTAGTTCTTCCCTGACACTTTGAAGGGGAATTATTTGATGAAACGGTTTTTCGCTGGTGTGTCTGAACTGTACGGTCCTCTTCTTCATCTACGTGATGATCAATTTGACTGTTTtgcaaagataaataaccacTGTCCTCAAAGCATTCATCCAGGGTCCCATCATGCTCCCTGCTGGTACGGTTTTCCTTGTTGTGATCTGTACTGGCGTTGCTCTTGTAAGCCACAGTCTCAGTCGTTACTCCAGGGGGAGCCTCCTGAGATTTAATGGGGACTGGCTCTTTCTTTGGAGAATCGTTGAGGTAAAGCGCCTTAGACTCCGCAGCAGCAGCTGAGCTTTTCTCCATCGTGTTCTCCTTAGTAGACTTGACCACGGGAAATTTCATGGCAACTCTTTTACAAGGAAGCATATGCGCTGACTGAGCGGTATGGTGATCTCTGCAGagacacagaagaagaaatgtCAGGGATCGTGTCAATGGTGTGGACGTGACTGGCGCTCACAACGTAGCACTGCTTCTTTACGAGTCTAAACTCTAATCTAAGAAAAGGTAGATCACCAGCATACACGTGAAATGTAACATTTCATACACAACGGTCACATAAACTAACGGTACGACGTGTCTTGAAACAAATAGTTGATTTTGGCGCGATGCGGATTTGGCGGAAAGATAGCGTAGATGACGTAACGAAACTCAGCTTGTATCCCCCACACTTAAACCCATTGTTTCATTAAATAGACTAAATCCCCTTTACGATAGACTAATCGGATTATTAATGATGCTTTTATTAACTTCCCTTGTGTGAACCTGTATTTAGGCGTATGCATTATGTGCAACGTAGCTAAGTAACCACGATGCTAGCTGTACTCAAATTAATAATACATAGGATACCATAAAACTTGCTTTAAAATTTCCCTTATTTCCTGTTATGCTGTGTGCAATATTCTAAACCAAGCGACAAAACAGTGCAGCTAATCATACACTGACCTGCTAAACACAATCTGAAATTGCCTtaataagaacaaataaaaaaatcagattttatcCTCAAAGTTATTTAATAAAGCCACATACCGTGAGTTATTCTCCTAAAATAACGACGAGGAAGCCTCCTCTTTCTGTCCTTTCAGTTATCCTCGCGTGGCTCTCTTCCGACAAACAGCCGCTACACAAAGTTAAAATCCTCTACAGTTGAAAAATCCGCctgtttcttcttcttatttGAAATCCGTGCGCAAAGCCGGAAGCCAATCACATTAAAGGGTATGGCTGCCGCTTTGGAGCATCGACCAATGAGATTTTAGGTTGAGCGGACATGGTGCAACTGCATTGTTTCCCGACGTGAAACACACAGTCGCTGtagtaaaatatgaaaagtggaTAAGCATTTCTGCAAATTGCAAAACAATGTACCAAAAAGTCCAGTTATCATCTTAACATAAACGTTTGTGTTTTGATTTCATTATATTTAGATAACATGGTCCCATCTCAAAGATTTTTTGGAGTCTCCCTAAATTCTCAAGCTTTTATGCCAAGTCACAACATTTGTACAACAGGACTTGGAGTTTTTTCACTTTATTGTGTCATTAAGGCAAAACAATTAATAAATGAGAAGaatggagaaagaaaaaacatttcagctcCATGATGTGTTGTGCAGTGATGTATTATTTCAAGGTAGAAGTTAAGAAATTCAAGAAAAGAGTTGCTAAATATTAGAAGTCAGATTTCTCAACACTGacttaaaaatccaaaatggctgTCTTGATCTAACACCCATTGATa
This genomic stretch from Girardinichthys multiradiatus isolate DD_20200921_A chromosome 22, DD_fGirMul_XY1, whole genome shotgun sequence harbors:
- the fbxo5 gene encoding F-box only protein 5, translated to MLPCKRVAMKFPVVKSTKENTMEKSSAAAAESKALYLNDSPKKEPVPIKSQEAPPGVTTETVAYKSNASTDHNKENRTSREHDGTLDECFEDSGYLSLQNSQIDHHVDEEEDRTVQTHQRKTVSSNNSPSKCQGRTRPSLPGSLAVSTPVDHHRKTAAVLSSTPTNQHILSNLPILKFQQAVCEELAKSYKKNKRYDWSVIPKIAEEHLLDRVIGRQIGLEYIDIFESLLSRNMKSILTNILALLGDLDLIRCKTVSRTWKKIICEDSAAMRRCQQAEQALRESRSSQRQLASGLTRDVAMSRVVLSCLQTLASSSTPTSSQSLSMQSCGTTRRTATSQKGSMPNSERTRFSEFVQAASGLKQNESLRSCRHCGSPATHLAEVQRAKCTRASCLFDFCTRCREPFHGSTPCRTIKHHSHFTTSKATPVIPGSTRSKRSIRRL